The genome window GCAGGAAATAGCCCGGtgacaataaaaatgttttagttgtATCATAAGCTGCTGTGGTTAGATGAGTTATCCTCACACAGGAACAGGATTTCCAGTGTGTGGCATTCATTGAGTAAATAAAACGCTTTTATGAGCAATCAACTGTCTGAAAATTTGGTATTGATACTTAGTAATACTGTAAATGTACAGCAGCGCCTCTATTTAAAGGGCCGCCTCAACCCAAATGACtaacaccccccacccccacccctcacCCCCTGGGGTTCCCACGTTCTCACTCGAGTGGATAGTTGAAAGGTGGTAACCTTGCTGAAGTACAATGACAGTCAGATTTGTTGTGCCCTGATGCTGTAGCAGCGTGCTGCACGGGCCCTTTGTCAGAGTCCACGTTTAGTACCTGACTTGTTTAACGTTATATTAGAGctcaaagtatttatttatccaaGTGAGGACCAGAGACTTACACTAACTGGGAGTAGACTCTGCGTTGCACCACCAAGGAATTCTCACACTCCTGCTCATACATTCTTACTTTTCTCTTCACAGAAGCAGGAAATAAACTGCCCAGAAAGTATGCATGTACCAGCGGGAGAGCACCCAATCATGTTTAACCTTgtttgcgtgcagcagcaaatCATTCAGCTCATCCCCAGGACATTTGTTATGAAATATCACCACAGAGATTTTTCAAGACTCTTATATGTCTAAAAACTGCTAATAAGATAGATCGGTAAACTCCAACAGTGTATTggttcggggggggggggcttagaCCCAGCTGTCCGCAGGGGTCCTAATATGCTGCTATGCATGAAAAGTTTTGCAACAGTGTGACTGAGAGGATGCCATGCACTCATCTGCCAAAACTTGTTATATGTATGGACATCCAGTATTAAAAGAGAAATTTTAAATGATGCCATTACCCCAACTACCCTGCATATGTTTTTCTAGATATTATCGATATTGGACCACCTGGTACGTTTATACAGATATGTGTGTGATTCAGCGCATCATTAGAGTATTtgctcatttctttttctgtgttccagtaTTAGTTTTAACCCTCTGACATAATCAGAGTTTACAATATAACTTTGACTTGAATATTAAGGAGAAAAactgaaggagaaaaatgttttttgttgccAAATGCATCGACTATATTTATTTTGAAGTCAATAATCGAGTCATTGAGGTCCTCAGGCCCTCCTGCCTTTTTACTTTCTGCTGGGTAATAAAATCTGGTCTCACTGCTGCCTTTGCAGGTCTTTGTGTCTCCTCTTCTGGATCGAGTTTCCTCTACATCCCCTACATCTGCAGCGTTCGGACAGGATCAATGGTGTCTCTCAGCAGCAGAATGCTGAGTTTGGAAAATGACCTGTTCAGGGACAGCAGCAGCCTCTTCTCCCTTGACCTCGGGGACGGAGACCGCAGCCAGGGGGGCAGTTCGGCCTCCTGCAACAGCCCAGAAGCCAGGGAAGTGGAGGTTCTGCACAGCTCCAGCCCAGGAGAggatgaggaagatgaagaagaggaggaggatgaggatggAGAAAAGCGTCTCCATATTTTCTTGGGAGAATTGGGAGAAGGGGAAGCTGCCAGTCAGGAGCCTAAGCTGCCTGAATTCTCGTTCCACCCCTGTTCCCCGTTTTCCCCAACCTTGGAGGACATCGAAGAGTTTTTGAGGGAAAAGATGGAAATAGTCAAAGATGGGATGGTTGTTCCAAAGGAGGAGGCCTCCCCTCAACCATGCAGCTCCGCTGACTCTCCACCTGCCTCGGCTCTCCCGGTTGCTTCCTCAGAGACTATCAATGATCCAAAGACTGATGCCTCCCAATGCACGTCTAGCTCAGATGCCACTCAAGGCGGGAAAAATAGCCCCATTCCAGCTGACCCTTCTTCTTGTGCCCAAGTTAACCCCTCACCACCCACCTTGTCCCCACCGGTGCTCCTGGGTGCTCCTTTGGTGCTCCAACTCCAGCCTCTTCCGTTGGCCCAGGCCCAGAATCCAGCAGGCTCTCCTGCAGGGGCCCAAAGTGGGATTTTGCTCACCCATGTGGTCATGGGGCTTCAAGGTGCTACAGGACAAAATGTAACCCTGCTGGCTCCCCAGGTGCCCTCCACCCACACCACTCTGTTATCACTAAACAGTGGTGATAACAAGCCAACTGACCAGAAGTATGTAAAGATCGCCCCTCTGCCAATCACTATGAGGACTCTGGAGATCACAGGCTTGACTGGGGTCGGGGGCCATGGAGGCGGTGTGCTAAA of Maylandia zebra isolate NMK-2024a linkage group LG5, Mzebra_GT3a, whole genome shotgun sequence contains these proteins:
- the si:ch211-117k10.3 gene encoding uncharacterized protein si:ch211-117k10.3, coding for MPTWTRGKDGTRVRDDNNTTETRNKGETRRVVDCATSANTLPALKHGLCVSSSGSSFLYIPYICSVRTGSMVSLSSRMLSLENDLFRDSSSLFSLDLGDGDRSQGGSSASCNSPEAREVEVLHSSSPGEDEEDEEEEEDEDGEKRLHIFLGELGEGEAASQEPKLPEFSFHPCSPFSPTLEDIEEFLREKMEIVKDGMVVPKEEASPQPCSSADSPPASALPVASSETINDPKTDASQCTSSSDATQGGKNSPIPADPSSCAQVNPSPPTLSPPVLLGAPLVLQLQPLPLAQAQNPAGSPAGAQSGILLTHVVMGLQGATGQNVTLLAPQVPSTHTTLLSLNSGDNKPTDQKYVKIAPLPITMRTLEITGLTGVGGHGGGVLKAMAPRMTRVPPTERVHKCSHPGCGKMYTKSSHLKAHFRRHTGEKPYTCSWPECGWRFSRSDELSRHRRSHSGVKPYECSLCEKKFARSDHLSKHTKVHRSSRPSRIIRATV